The Streptomyces sp. DH-12 genome has a window encoding:
- a CDS encoding acetyl-CoA C-acetyltransferase: protein MTSASSATSATNGTTSVIVAGARTPMGRLLGSLKSFSGADLGGFAIKAALDRAGIGGDQVQYVIMGQVLQAGAGQIPARQAAVKAGIPMNVPALTVNKVCLSGLDAIALADQLIRAGEFDVVVAGGQESMTNAPHLLPKSREGYKYGAVQMLDAMAHDGLTDSFEGIAMGESTERHNTRLGIGRAEQDEIAALSHQRAAAAQKNGVFEAEITPVEIPQRKGDPVLFSKDEGIRGDTTAESLGKLRPAFAKDGTITAGSSSQISDGAAAVVVMSKAKAQELGLEWIAEIGAHGNVAGPDNSLQSQPSNAILHALKKEGLEVSDLDLIEINEAFAAVAVQSMKDLGVSAEKVNVNGGAIALGHPIGMSGARLVLHLALELKRRGGGVGAAALCGGGGQGDALIVRVPKA, encoded by the coding sequence ATGACTTCCGCATCATCTGCAACATCCGCAACGAACGGCACGACATCCGTCATCGTCGCGGGCGCCCGCACCCCGATGGGTCGGCTGCTCGGTTCGCTGAAGTCGTTCTCCGGAGCCGACCTCGGCGGCTTCGCGATCAAGGCCGCCCTCGACCGTGCGGGGATCGGCGGCGACCAGGTCCAGTACGTGATCATGGGACAGGTGCTCCAGGCCGGGGCGGGGCAGATCCCGGCCCGCCAGGCCGCCGTGAAGGCCGGCATCCCGATGAACGTCCCGGCGCTCACCGTCAACAAGGTGTGCCTCTCCGGCCTCGACGCCATCGCGCTGGCCGACCAGCTCATCCGCGCGGGCGAGTTCGACGTGGTCGTGGCCGGCGGCCAGGAGTCCATGACCAACGCGCCGCACCTGCTGCCGAAGTCCCGCGAGGGCTACAAGTACGGCGCGGTGCAGATGCTCGACGCCATGGCGCACGACGGCCTGACCGACTCCTTCGAGGGCATCGCCATGGGCGAGTCCACGGAGAGGCACAACACCCGCCTCGGCATCGGCCGCGCCGAGCAGGACGAGATCGCCGCCCTGTCCCACCAGCGGGCCGCCGCCGCGCAGAAGAACGGCGTCTTCGAGGCCGAGATCACCCCGGTCGAGATCCCGCAGCGCAAGGGCGACCCGGTGCTCTTCAGCAAGGACGAGGGCATCCGCGGGGACACCACCGCCGAGTCCCTCGGCAAGCTGCGCCCGGCGTTCGCCAAGGACGGCACCATCACCGCCGGTTCGTCCTCGCAGATCTCCGACGGCGCCGCGGCCGTGGTCGTGATGAGCAAGGCCAAGGCGCAGGAGCTGGGCCTGGAGTGGATCGCCGAGATCGGCGCCCACGGCAACGTGGCCGGCCCCGACAACTCGCTCCAGTCGCAGCCGTCGAACGCCATCCTGCACGCCCTCAAGAAGGAGGGCCTGGAGGTCTCCGACCTCGACCTGATCGAGATCAACGAGGCCTTCGCGGCGGTCGCCGTGCAGTCAATGAAGGACCTGGGCGTTTCCGCCGAAAAGGTGAACGTCAACGGTGGCGCCATCGCACTCGGCCACCCGATCGGGATGTCCGGCGCCCGGCTGGTGCTGCACCTGGCGCTGGAACTGAAGCGGCGCGGCGGCGGTGTCGGCGCCGCGGCGCTGTGCGGTGGCGGCGGCCAGGGTGACGCGCTCATCGTGCGGGTACCCAAGGCCTGA
- the mce gene encoding methylmalonyl-CoA epimerase has product MLTRIDHIGIACFDLDKTVEFYRSTYGFEVFHSEVNEEQGVREAMLKINETSDGGASYLQLLEPTREDSTVAKWLAKNGEGVHHIAFGTADVDAEAAGIKEKGVRVLYEEPRRGSMGSRITFLHPKDCHGVLTELVTSAPVESSEH; this is encoded by the coding sequence ATGCTGACGCGAATCGACCACATCGGGATCGCCTGCTTCGACCTCGACAAGACCGTGGAGTTCTACCGCTCCACCTACGGCTTCGAGGTGTTCCACTCGGAGGTCAACGAGGAGCAGGGCGTCCGTGAGGCCATGCTCAAGATCAACGAGACCTCCGACGGCGGGGCCTCCTACCTGCAGCTCCTCGAGCCGACCCGCGAGGACTCCACCGTCGCCAAGTGGCTCGCGAAGAACGGCGAGGGCGTCCACCACATCGCTTTCGGCACGGCGGACGTCGACGCGGAGGCGGCCGGCATCAAGGAGAAGGGCGTACGCGTTCTGTACGAAGAGCCCCGGCGCGGTTCCATGGGGTCACGGATCACCTTCCTGCACCCGAAGGACTGCCACGGCGTACTGACAGAACTGGTCACTTCCGCGCCCGTTGAGTCGTCCGAGCACTGA
- the scy gene encoding polarized growth protein Scy, producing MRGYESQEREPAADVDHLSRFEAEMKRLKTEREKAIQHAEDLGYQVEVLRAKLHEARRTIMSRPAYDGGDIGYQAEQLLRNAQMQADQIRADAERELSQARAQTQRILQEHAEQAARLQAELHQEAVTRRQQLDQELAERRRTVESHVNENVAWAEQLRARTEEQARRLMEETRAEREQALAAAREEAERLTSEARRRLQSEAEAARSEAEQLLRRARADAERLLNAASTQAQEATEHAERLRTSTATESESARRRAQELSRAAEERIAEAETALREARSEAEKVLAEAKEAAAKALASAEAANETRTRTAKEQVARLVGEATKEAEATKADAEQLVADARAEAEKIVAEAVEKARALTAEESATQLSKAAKTAEDVLNKASEEAKRTTRAAAEEAERIRREAEAEADRLRAEAHDIAEQLKGAAKDDTKEYRAKTVELQEEARRLRGEAEQLRADAVAEGEKIRAEARKEAVAQIEEAAKSAEELLAKAKADADELRSTAQTDSEKVRTEAIERATTLRRQAEETLERTRKEAERHRAEAVEQADALKEDAERAARELREETERAVETRRAEAAEELTRLHADAEERLAAAEQALSDAREEADRIRREATEEAERLRTEAAERIRTLQQQAEQEAERLRTEAAADASASRAEGEAVAVRLRSEAAAEAERLKSEAQDSADRMRAEAQAAAERIGTEASETLAAAQEEAARRRREAEELLGAAREEADQERERAREQSEELLSAARTRVEEAQAEAVRLVEEADRRATEMVSAAELHAQQVRDSVAGLHEQAQEEIAGLRSAAEHAAERTRAEAEEEADRVRADAYAERERAGEDAGRLRREAQEEAEEAKSLAERTVSEAITEADRIRSEVSEHAQRLRTEASDAVAEAEQVAARTRAEAREDANRIRSDAARQADTLITEARGEAERLTEETVAETDRLRTETVAEAERVRSESAAKAEKLIADATGDAERLRAEAAETVGSAQQHAERIRREAERVKSDAESEAERLVSGAREEAERTLDEARKEANKRRSEAAEQVDTLITETAAEADKLLTEAQQQALKTKADAESQADTMVGAARSEAERLVAEARIEGNSLVEKARADADELLIGARRDATQIRERAEELRDRLTSEIEELHERARREAADTMKSAGDRCDALVKAAEEQLAKAEAKAKEIVSEANSEAGKVRIAAVKKAEGLLKEAEQKKATLVKEAEELKAEAVREARRTVEEGKRELEVLVRRREDINAEISRVQDVLEALESFEAPAGGKDNGVKAGAAAGAARTGGKSADS from the coding sequence GTGCGGGGCTACGAGAGCCAGGAGCGAGAGCCGGCGGCTGACGTCGACCACCTCTCTCGGTTCGAAGCCGAGATGAAGCGGCTGAAGACCGAGCGGGAAAAGGCGATCCAGCACGCCGAGGACCTCGGCTACCAGGTCGAGGTGCTGCGCGCCAAGCTGCACGAGGCGCGGCGCACCATCATGTCCCGGCCCGCCTACGACGGCGGCGACATCGGCTACCAGGCCGAGCAGTTGCTCCGCAACGCGCAGATGCAGGCCGACCAGATCCGCGCGGACGCCGAGCGGGAGCTGAGCCAGGCCCGCGCCCAGACCCAGCGCATCCTCCAGGAGCACGCCGAGCAGGCCGCCCGTCTCCAGGCGGAGCTGCACCAGGAGGCGGTGACCCGGCGCCAGCAGCTCGACCAGGAGCTGGCGGAGCGCCGCCGGACCGTCGAGTCGCACGTCAACGAGAACGTGGCGTGGGCGGAGCAGCTGCGGGCCCGCACCGAGGAGCAGGCCCGCCGCCTGATGGAGGAGACCCGCGCCGAGCGGGAACAGGCCCTGGCCGCCGCGCGCGAGGAGGCCGAGCGGCTGACCTCCGAGGCCCGCCGCCGGCTGCAGAGCGAGGCGGAGGCGGCCCGCAGCGAGGCCGAGCAGCTGCTGCGCCGCGCCCGCGCGGACGCCGAGCGGCTGCTGAACGCCGCCTCCACGCAGGCGCAGGAGGCCACCGAGCACGCCGAGCGGCTGCGCACCTCCACGGCCACCGAGTCGGAGTCGGCACGCCGCCGGGCGCAGGAGCTGAGCCGGGCCGCCGAGGAGCGGATCGCCGAGGCGGAGACCGCGCTGCGCGAGGCGCGCTCCGAGGCCGAGAAGGTCCTCGCCGAGGCGAAGGAGGCCGCCGCCAAGGCGCTCGCCTCCGCCGAGGCCGCCAACGAGACGCGCACGCGCACCGCCAAGGAGCAGGTGGCGCGGCTGGTCGGCGAGGCGACCAAGGAGGCGGAGGCCACCAAGGCGGACGCCGAGCAGCTGGTCGCCGACGCCCGCGCGGAGGCCGAGAAGATCGTCGCGGAGGCCGTGGAGAAGGCCCGCGCGCTCACCGCGGAGGAGTCCGCCACCCAGCTGTCCAAGGCGGCCAAGACCGCCGAGGACGTGCTCAACAAGGCCTCCGAGGAGGCCAAGCGGACCACGCGCGCCGCGGCCGAGGAGGCGGAGCGGATCCGCCGGGAGGCCGAGGCCGAGGCGGACCGGCTGCGCGCGGAGGCGCACGACATCGCCGAGCAGCTCAAGGGCGCGGCGAAGGACGACACCAAGGAGTACCGCGCCAAGACGGTCGAGCTGCAGGAGGAGGCACGCCGGCTGCGCGGCGAGGCCGAGCAGCTGCGTGCCGACGCGGTCGCCGAGGGCGAGAAGATCCGCGCGGAGGCCCGCAAGGAGGCCGTGGCGCAGATCGAGGAGGCGGCCAAGTCCGCCGAGGAGCTGCTCGCCAAGGCCAAGGCGGACGCCGACGAGCTGCGCTCCACCGCGCAGACGGACAGCGAGAAGGTCCGCACGGAGGCCATCGAGCGCGCCACGACGCTGCGCCGGCAGGCCGAGGAGACCCTGGAGCGCACCCGCAAGGAGGCCGAGCGGCACCGTGCGGAGGCCGTGGAGCAGGCCGACGCGCTCAAGGAGGACGCCGAGCGGGCCGCGCGCGAGCTGCGCGAGGAGACCGAGCGGGCCGTCGAGACCCGTCGCGCGGAGGCCGCCGAGGAGCTGACCCGGCTGCACGCCGACGCCGAGGAGCGGCTCGCCGCGGCCGAGCAGGCGCTGAGCGACGCGCGCGAGGAGGCCGACCGGATCCGCCGCGAGGCGACCGAGGAGGCCGAACGGCTGCGCACCGAGGCCGCCGAGCGGATCCGCACGCTCCAGCAGCAGGCCGAGCAGGAGGCCGAGCGGCTGCGCACCGAGGCCGCGGCGGACGCGTCGGCGTCCCGGGCGGAGGGCGAGGCCGTCGCCGTGCGGCTGCGGTCGGAGGCCGCGGCCGAGGCGGAGCGGCTCAAGTCCGAGGCGCAGGACAGCGCGGACCGGATGCGCGCGGAGGCCCAGGCGGCCGCCGAGCGGATCGGCACGGAGGCCTCCGAGACGCTGGCCGCCGCGCAGGAGGAGGCGGCCCGGCGGCGCCGGGAGGCGGAGGAGCTGCTCGGCGCGGCTCGTGAGGAGGCCGACCAGGAGCGCGAGCGGGCCCGCGAGCAGAGCGAGGAGCTGCTGTCGGCGGCGCGCACCCGCGTGGAGGAGGCGCAGGCCGAGGCCGTACGGCTGGTCGAGGAGGCGGACCGGCGGGCCACGGAGATGGTGTCGGCGGCCGAGCTCCACGCCCAGCAGGTGCGGGACTCCGTCGCGGGGCTGCACGAGCAGGCGCAGGAGGAGATCGCCGGGCTGCGCAGCGCCGCCGAGCACGCGGCGGAGCGCACCCGCGCGGAGGCCGAGGAGGAGGCGGACCGGGTCCGCGCCGACGCCTACGCGGAGCGGGAGCGGGCCGGCGAGGACGCGGGCCGGCTGCGGCGCGAGGCGCAGGAGGAGGCCGAGGAGGCCAAGTCCCTCGCGGAGCGCACGGTGTCGGAGGCGATCACGGAGGCGGACCGGATCCGCTCCGAGGTCTCCGAGCACGCGCAGCGGCTGCGCACCGAGGCGTCCGACGCGGTCGCCGAGGCCGAGCAGGTCGCGGCGCGCACCCGGGCGGAGGCCCGTGAGGACGCCAACCGGATCCGTTCGGACGCGGCGAGGCAGGCGGACACGCTCATCACCGAGGCGCGCGGCGAGGCGGAGCGGCTCACCGAGGAGACCGTCGCGGAGACCGACCGGCTGCGCACCGAGACGGTCGCCGAGGCCGAGCGGGTGCGGTCGGAGTCGGCCGCCAAGGCGGAGAAGCTGATCGCGGACGCCACCGGCGACGCGGAGCGGCTGCGTGCCGAGGCCGCGGAGACGGTGGGGTCGGCGCAGCAGCACGCGGAGCGGATCCGGCGGGAGGCCGAGCGGGTCAAGTCCGACGCGGAGTCGGAGGCGGAGCGGCTGGTGTCCGGTGCGCGCGAGGAGGCCGAGCGGACGCTGGACGAGGCCCGCAAGGAGGCCAACAAGCGGCGTTCGGAGGCGGCCGAGCAGGTCGACACGCTCATCACGGAGACCGCCGCCGAGGCGGACAAGCTGCTCACCGAGGCGCAGCAGCAGGCGCTGAAGACGAAGGCCGACGCCGAGTCGCAGGCGGACACCATGGTGGGCGCGGCGCGCAGCGAGGCCGAGCGGCTGGTGGCCGAGGCGCGGATCGAGGGCAACTCGCTGGTGGAGAAGGCCCGTGCGGACGCCGACGAGCTGCTGATCGGCGCGCGCCGGGACGCGACGCAGATCCGGGAGCGCGCCGAGGAGCTGCGTGACCGCCTCACCAGCGAGATCGAGGAGCTGCACGAGCGGGCCCGGCGCGAGGCGGCGGACACCATGAAGTCCGCCGGTGACCGCTGCGACGCGCTGGTCAAGGCCGCGGAGGAGCAGCTGGCGAAGGCGGAGGCCAAGGCGAAGGAGATCGTCTCCGAGGCCAACTCCGAGGCGGGCAAGGTACGGATCGCCGCCGTGAAGAAGGCCGAGGGTCTTCTGAAGGAGGCGGAGCAGAAGAAGGCCACGCTCGTGAAGGAGGCCGAGGAGCTGAAGGCCGAGGCGGTGCGCGAGGCACGGCGCACCGTCGAGGAGGGCAAGCGCGAGCTGGAGGTCCTCGTCCGGCGCCGCGAGGACATCAACGCGGAGATCTCGCGCGTCCAGGACGTCCTGGAAGCCCTGGAGTCCTTCGAAGCCCCGGCGGGCGGCAAGGACAACGGCGTCAAGGCGGGGGCCGCGGCAGGTGCTGCCCGTACGGGTGGCAAGTCAGCCGACAGCTAG